The following proteins are encoded in a genomic region of Arachis ipaensis cultivar K30076 chromosome B02, Araip1.1, whole genome shotgun sequence:
- the LOC107627063 gene encoding transcription factor PIF1-like, which produces MYKPSWPKYEGDGTVMFSTVFSVIYIYVAFLFSFVFVSLQKDVDIEFSEAKKQARGSTSTKRSRAAEVHNLSERRRRDRINERMRALQELILRCNKSDKASMLDEAIEYLKSLKLQVQMMSMGYSMLPMMFSGIQQYIHSIGMGIGMGMGVEMGMNRPVMPFPNMLAGSALPPATPSGAPHLGPRFPLPPLHMPHVDASRMQVQNLPDNHNVPTSISTSDPAAQSSAIPWSTPDKFTFNAGNEPIQRHQTKH; this is translated from the exons ATGTATAAGCCATCTTGGCCGAAATATGAGGGTGATGGAACAGTAATGTTTTCAACTGTTTTCTCtgttatatacatatatgtagcTTTCTTATTCTCATTTGTATTTGTCTcactgcagaaggatgttgataTTGAATTTTCGGAAGCGAAAAAACAAGCCCGTGGCTCGACATCTACAAAGAGATCTCGTGCAGCAGAGGTCCATAATCTTTCAGAAAGG AGGCGTCGAGATAGAATTAATGAAAGGATGAGAGCTTTGCAAGAACTTATACTTCGGTGCAACAAG tcTGACAAAGCATCCATGCTGGATGAAGCAATCGAATACTTGAAGTCACTAAAGTTACAAGTACAG ATGATGTCCATGGGATACAGCATGCTACCGATGATGTTCTCCGGAATCCAGCAGTATATACACTCAATAGGAATGGGGATTGGAATGGGTATGGGCGTGGAAATGGGAATGAACAGACCAGTAATGCCATTTCCCAACATGTTAGCTGGTTCTGCTTTGCCACCAGCAACTCCTTCAGGTGCTCCTCATTTGGGACCAAGATTCCCTTTGCCCCCTTTGCATATGCCCCATGTTGATGCATCAAGAATGCAAGTGCAAAACCTGCCAGATAATCATAATGTGCCTACCTCAATTAGTACATCGGATCCAGCAGCTCAATCATCAGCAATACCTTGGTCCACACCAGataaatttacatttaatgcag GCAATGAACCAATCCAACGCCACCAAACCAAGCACTAG
- the LOC107625154 gene encoding uncharacterized protein LOC107625154 — protein MKIGDQSPPIPPSANLVSPSPSSSLSAASFLLPAITASPLTSPCSEFINRPHQSSPKSPVTADTPPANIVSPSPSSSLWVVLLVLLLRCFCFCPFLVPHLVVRKLRACAPLELNIKLTSEKRIYSNAEDDFGRQSALRERSTVMPDQWWESYGTGAPNLQKLAIRVLSQTCSSSGCEQNWSIFEHIHTKKRSRLEHQKLNDLVFVHYNLRLQQRYLL, from the exons ATGAAAATCGGTGAC CAGTCACCGCCGATACCCCCCTCAGCCAACCTCGTCTCTCCGTCACCCTCGTCGTCACTCTCCGCGGCGTCGTTCCTTCTCCCGGCCATCACTGCTTCTCCCCTCACCTCGCCGTGCTCTGAGTTCATCAATCGGCCTCATCAGTCATCGCCGAAGTCACCAGTCACCGCCGATACCCCCCCAGCCAACATCGTCTCTCCGTCACCCTCGTCGTCACTCTGGGTTGTGCTTCTTGTGCTTCTACTCCGCTGCTTTTGCTTCTGTCCTTTCTTGGTGCCTCACCTGGTCGTCAGAAAGCTCAGAGCCTGTGCTCCCTTAG AATTGAATATTAAGTTGACAAGTGAGAAAAGAATATATTCTAATGCTGAAGATGATTTTGGAAGACAATCTGCACTGCGTGAACGAAGCACAGTGATGCcag ACCAATGGTGGGAATCTTATGGAACTGGAGCACCAAATTTACAAAAGTTAGCCATTCGTGTTTTAAGTCAAACTTGTAGTTCTTCTGGTTGTGAGCAAAATTGGAGTATTTTTGAACACATCCACACAAAGAAGAGGAGTCGGTTAGAACATCAAAAGCTTAATGATCTTGTTTTCGTTCATTATAACTTGAGGCTACAACAAAGGTATCTTCtataa